From the genome of Alosa sapidissima isolate fAloSap1 chromosome 14, fAloSap1.pri, whole genome shotgun sequence, one region includes:
- the LOC121682007 gene encoding inositol-trisphosphate 3-kinase B-like gives MSVTTSPSVSVEMRRGEGERRKLPDTVAEEGGIVCLLEGHPHEEDMSGIYTAVLQGPRATPMLQSAQAVLSPRADDGEEGEPDVIHTPEGSPHSREVTHTPPVVTGELTHTPEHTGVTAHLPQTHTPATHDTTLTLTGETTHTQQTNTPVHPTSHTAPGPSTQEGRVLEEGGGGGVEAKEDGEREKEGGMQWTERKEAPRRNLWSLRERGMNERRNEGRREWPRGGSLERTSQEGRGMGWRRGGKMWKEHSRDGEVEDGERDEARSVLEEEKRRVKETPHHHILSRVLVHSSTSSSSSSSSFNFSSPESDEVFSEGEETSSRRRIMRRCRSWRTFLTMMQWSKRRQSSWVQLAGHQGNFQLSEGGEVLKRWSETEGACLSLLMSDVLRVFVPRYYGPLSRNGNDYLRLEDLLSGLTHPVIMDCKMGVRTYLEEEIAKARMSHTLRNDMYQKMVKVDPSAPLAEEHAQGAVTKLRYMQWRDSVSSSSTLGFRIEGIMLENGTVLRDFNRTQSIGQLIDAFLTFTKSNLHILRAYQSRLQALSDVLHESEFFNTHELIGSSLLFVHDSSSKANVWMIDFGKSMPTPEGIHLQHDVAWAEGNREDGYLIGLASINRLLAKAIRQAQGSGLERSDSQTLAGDGEDEDEEENTQSVQYGSLNPAQ, from the exons ATGAGCGTCACCACTTCTCCCTCGGTCTCAGTggaaatgaggagaggagaaggagaaagaagaaAGTTACCGGATACAGTTGCAGAAGAAGGAGGAATTGTTTGTTTGCTAGAGGGACACCCTCATGAAGAGGATATGTCAGGAATTTACACTGCAGTCCTGCAGGGACCCAGAGCCACACCGATGCTTCAGTCTGCCCAGGCAGTCCTCTCCCCCAGGGCCGACGATGGCGAGGAGGGGGAACCAGacgtcatacacacaccagagggGTCTCCTCACAGCagagaggtcacacacacaccaccagtggTGACAggggagctcacacacacaccggaacACACAGGAGTGACCGCACacctgccacaaacacacacaccagcgacACACGACACAACCCTAACCCTGACCggagagacaacacacacacagcagacgaaCACACCAGTACaccccacatcacacacagccCCAGGCCCCTCCACTCAGGAGGGAAGGGTACTGGAAgaggggggaggtggaggagtggaAGCGAAAgaagatggagaaagggagaaagaaggagggatgcagtggacagagagaaaagaggcgCCGAGGAGAAACCTGTGGAgtctgagggagagagggatgaacgaGAGGCGGAATGAAGGAAGGAGAGAATGGCCGCGCGGCGGCAGCCTGGAGAGGACATCGCAGGAGGGGCGCGGCatgggatggaggagaggaggaaagatgtGGAAAGAGCACAGCAGAGACGGAGAGGTGGAGgacggagagagggatgaggccAGGAGTGtgttggaggaggagaagaggagggtgaAGGAGACACCACACCATCACATTCTGTCCCGCGTACTGGTACACTCAtcaacctcctcttcctcctcctcctcctccttcaacTTCTCCTCTCCAGAGAGCGACGAGGTGTTCAGCGAAGGGGAGGAGACGTCTTCTCGCCGGAGAATCATgaggagg TGTCGCTCTTGGAGGACCTTCCTGACCATGATGCAGTGGTCCAAGCGCAGGCAGAGTTCCTGGGTCCAGCTGGCTGGCCATCAAG gtaACTTCCAGCTGAGTGAGGGAGGTGAGGTGTTGAAGCGCTGGAGTGAGACGGAGGGGGCGTGTCTAAGCCTGCTGATGTCGGACGTTCTGCGGGTCTTTGTGCCGCGGTACTACGGCCCCCTGAGTCGCAACGGCAATGACTACCTGCGGCTGGAGGACCTGCTCAGTGGCCTCACCCACCCTGTCATCATGGACTGCAAGATGGGAGTGCG AACATATTTGGAGGAGGAGATAGCCAAGGCCAGGATGAGTCACACCCTTCGGAATGATATGTACCAGAAGATGGTGAAAGTAGATCCATCTGCACCCTTGGCGGAGGAACACGCCCAGGGTGCTGTGACCAAGCTGCGGTATATGCAGTGGAGGGATTCAGTCAGCTCCAGTTCAACCCTGGGCTTCAGGATTGAAGGCATCATG cTGGAGAATGGGACTGTCTTGCGGGACTTCAATAGGACCCAGAGTATAGGTCAACTCATAGATGCCTTCCTTACCTTCACCAAGAGCAATCTCCACATCCTG AGGGCGTACCAGTCCAGACTGCAGGCTCTGAGTGATGTGCTGCACGAGTCGGAGTTTTTCAACACACATGAG TTGATTGGCAGCTCGCTCCTCTTCGTCCACGACAGCTCTAGCAAGGCCAACGTCTGGATGATCGACTTTGGGAAGAGCATGCCGACCCCGGAGGGGATACACCTGCAGCACGACGTGGCGTGGGCCGAGGGGAACCGGGAGGACGGGTACCTCATTGGCCTGGCCTCCATCAACCGGCTCCTGGCCAAGGCCATCAGACAAGCCCAAGGTAGCGGCCTGGAGCGCTCGGACTCGCAGACACTGGCTGGGGACGGAGAGGACGAAGACGAGGAAGAGAACACACAGTCTGTGCAGTATGGCAGCTTGAACCCCGCACAGTGA
- the LOC121682008 gene encoding LOW QUALITY PROTEIN: nuclear RNA export factor 1-like (The sequence of the model RefSeq protein was modified relative to this genomic sequence to represent the inferred CDS: inserted 2 bases in 1 codon) → MAAADDSRYYNEHDDRVGGPQFRNRKVRGPFRARMHSDHQGPRQRHRGGAGGFGPNPRSRFDDDDGDINMGEGSQDGSLQRRYNPYGRPGRRGDGRLDRDRKGGGGSGHRGGGPSGVGGGGGGGGAGGKKGWFKIIIPYGKKYEKKWLLDVLQNLCPVPFTPVKFSTEGHRVQFYIEDSSTANALQKISRKITDAEGYKVIVISNPCAPPPXADLKPEEMESLKQCMSKRFDGSQQYLDLNSIRTDPDLVSQNMEIILNRKHCMHAVLKIIEENIPELVSLNLSSNKLYKLDDMAELASKAHNLKILNLSHNELRSERELDKVKGMKLVELWLDHNPLCDYFKDQPTYISAIRERFPRLLKLDGHDLPPPIGFDVEAPTTIPPSKGSYFGSDDIKILISRFLQQYFSVYDSGDRQPLLDAYHDGACFSLSTPFSAQNPARCSLGEYQKDSRNLKRLKDPTTRFRLVKHTRLNVVAFLNELPKTQHDTACFNVDVNTYTNTLLTFTVSGVFKEVDGKSRDSVRAFSRVFIAVPAGNSGLCIVNDELFVRNATTEEIRRAFAAPAPTPSSSPVPTLSAPQQDMLNTFSLKSGMNLEWSQKCLQDNEWDFDRAATVFTQMKAQGKIPDVAFIK, encoded by the exons ATGGCGGCGGCCGACGACTCCCGCTACTACAACG AGCATGATGACCGCGTTGGGGGCCCTCAGTTCCGGAACCGGAAGGTCCGGGGTCCGTTCCGGGCCCGCATGCACTCTGATCATCAGGGGCCGAGGCAACGGCACAGAGGTGGAGCAGGGGGGTTCGGACCCAACCCCCGCTCCCggtttgatgatgatgatggtgacatCAACATGGGAGAGGGGTCGCAGGACGGTTCATTACAGCGCAGATA TAACCCATATGGCCGCCCAGGTCGCCGCGGAGATGGCCGACTTGACCGTGATCGTAAAGGAGGTGGTGGATCTGGTCACAGAGGAGGAGGGCCTTCAGGAGTAGGAGGAggcgggggaggaggaggagccggTGGGAAGAAGGGCTGGTTCAAGATCATA ATCCCTTATGGGAAGAAGTATGAAAAAAAATGGCTGCTTGACGTGCTTCAGAATCTCTGTCCTGTCCCCTTCACGCCAGTCAAA TTCAGCACAGAAGGTCATAGAGTCCAGTTCTACATTGAGGATTCCTCCACTGCCAACGCACTACAGAAAATCTCCCGCAAGATCACAGACGCAGAGGGCTACAAG GTCATTGTGATCTCAAAcccctgtgcccccccccc cgctgACCTGAAGCCAGAAGAGATGGAGAGCCTAAAG CAATGTATGTCCAAGCGCTTTGATGGCTCTCAGCAGTATCTGGATCTCAACAGCATACGCACAGACCCAG ATCTGGTGTCCCAGAACATGGAAATAATTCTGAATAGAAAACACTGCATGCATGCTGTTCTGAAAATCATTGAAGAGAATATTCCAGAg ttGGTCAGTCTGAATCTCAGCAGTAATAAGCTTTACAAGTTGGACGATATGGCGGAACTCGCCAGCAAAGCGCACAACCTGAAGATCCTCAATCTGTCACACAACGAG ctgcGGTCGGAGCGGGAGCTGGATAAGGTGAAGGGCATGAAGCTGGTTGAGCTGTGGCTGGACCACAACCCCCTGTGCGACTACTTCAAGGACCAGCCCACCTACATCAG TGCCATCAGGGAGCGATTCCCTCGCTTGCTGAAGCTG GATGGCCATGATCTTCCTCCTCCTATTGGGTTTGATGTCGAGGCCCCCACCACCATTCCTCCCAGCAAG GGTAGTTATTTTGGTTCAGATGACATCAAGATCCTCATCTCGCGGTTCTTACAaca GTACTTCAGTGTGTATGACTCAGGAGACAGACAGCCTCTGCTGGACGCTTATCATGATGGCGCCTGCTTCTCGCTCAGCACACCATTCAGTGCACAGAACCCTGCCAG GTGTAGTTTGGGGGAGTACCAAAAAGACAGCAGGAATCTCAAGAGGCTGAAAGATCCCA CCACTCGTTTCCGCCTGGTCAAGCACACCCGTCTAAACGTGGTGGCGTTTCTGAACGAGCTGCCCAAGACTCAGCATGACACAGCGTGCTTCAACGTAGACGTCAACACGTACACG AATACATTACTAACGTTCACTGTGAGTGGAGTCTTCAAAGAAG TGGATGGTAAATCCAGAGACTCCGTGCGGGCGTTCTCAAGAGTCTTCATCGCTGTTCCTGCTGGGAATTCTGG GTTGTGCATAGTAAATGATGAACTGTTTGTGCGGAATGCCACGACGGAGGAGATTCGGCGGGCGTTTGCGGCTCCAGCTCCGACCCCGTCCAGCAGTCCCGTGCCCACCCTCTCGGCCCCCCAGCAGGACATGCTAAACACCTTCTCCCTCAAGTCTGGCATGAACCTGGAATGGTCGCAAAA ATGTCTCCAGGATAACGAGTGGGACTTTGACAGAGCTGCCACAGTCTTCACACAAATGAAG GCTCAAGGAAAAATCCCAGACGTCGCTTTTATAAAGTGA